A window of Streptomyces broussonetiae genomic DNA:
CATGAGCCGGTACATCGCCAGGTGTTTGAGTATCCGCAGCCCGGTGGGTGCGTGCGGATGGTGCACGGGGGTGCCGCGCAGGACGACCTGCAGCGTCCAGCCGGGAATCTTGAACAGTGCCCAGAACAGGGCCACCCCGGCGAGCATCGTGCCCAGCTGGTCGGATTTGGGGATGCCGAGGGCGGTGGCGCCGGGTGCGAAGAACAGCTTCAAAGCGAGGATGAACGTCATCGACTGGGTGACCTGGATGGTCAGGCATCCGGCAAGGCCGCGCCACCACAGGCGGGCGACCGGATCGGTCAGGGGATGGGCGTGACAGGCCAGCATCAGGGGCGCAAAGGCGGCCAGGAGCGCCATCACCGCGACGCGGACCATAAAGCCGATCAGCACCGCGAGTACCAGCGCCGTGGTCACGATCGCCAGGATGAGCAGGTACAGCTGCAGGCCCGGGGCGCCGAACAACGCGAAGGGCAGGACGCGTTCAACCATGCCCTGCCCGGCGTCCGCCATGTCGGTGGCCATGATCGCGTGGGCGAGGGCATTGGACAGGCTGATCGCCTTGCCCATCACGGTCAGTGAGGCGGCCGCCGCGACCATCCCCATCAGCAGGCGCGGGGCGATCTGCTGCAGGGCGTAGCGGTTCTGGACGGTCTCGTAGCCCATCACCGTGATGCCGCCCGCTGTCACGAACAGCACGTAGATCCCGGCGGTGATACTCAGCATCCAGGTCCACAGCCGTTTGATGTCGGCGTGCTTGGTGACATCGGGGGTGGCCAGCAGGGTGTCGGCGAGGAACTCGCGGGCCGGCTTCATGAGCTGCTCGATCAGCGTGCCGAGGAACGAGGTGATCGCGTTCATGATCATGCCGGGGATGTCGAGGAAGCCCCAGCCGGTCGCCTTGTCGCATCCGACGCCTGCGGCCTCGCACGCCGAAGGGCTGGCCCCTGGCGTCGGCTCGGGGGAGGCCGGCCGTTCTGGCTTCGGCGCGGGACGGCCGGGAGAAGGCGTGGCGCCGGGCGTGGGATCCGGCCTTGGTCCGGGCTCAGGCGCAGGCGAAGACGCTTCGGGGCCGGGCGCGGGCTGCGGTTCGGGCTGAGGCGGATCCGGGGCTGCCGGGGCGAAGGCAACCGTACTCACGGCGTCCGCGGAGTCCGCCTGGGCAAGCGGAACCACGACGAGAGCAGCCAGGAACAGCAGCGGCAGGACACGGCCAAGACGCCTGGTGCGCATCACCGCTTGCCCCCGCCCGCACCGACGATGCCCTGCAGCACCGTCACGATCACCGGGGCCAGGATCGCCAGCCCGTAGCCGATCGCCGCGGCCTTCAACCCCCGTTTGGCGGCCTCTACTTCGCCGGGATCACCGCCGGCCATCAGGTAGCGCAGCCCGCCGAAGGTCAGGAACAGGGTGGCGAGCCCGGCGAGGGTGCCAATGATCCAGTTCCGTAGATTCGTGATGACGGTCGGGATGTCCGCGACCGCCCATACGTAGGGCGGATCCGCCAGCAGCACCGAAGCGGTGCAGGCCGCGAGGAACCCCAGCCGGAAGAACCACCGGCCGAGCGACCGGACCACCGGCCGGTACGGCCGACGGAACCTTGCGAGCATGGCAGCAAACCTCCAAGGGCACGCAGCCGGACAGGACGGAAACCGGGTGCAGGAGCGGGAGCGCCCGGGGGGAGTGAGAGAGGCAGGCGCGCGGTGAGCAGAACCCTGGACCCGGGGCCGGCCTCCTTCGAGGTGCCACGGAACGGGTTTCTCGGGTGTCAGCACGAGACGGTCGTGCTCACCGCGCGCCGTGCGGCGCCCTGCCCGAGGCGTCGGCCGCCGCTCCGGAGCGGAGCCGGCGGCTTCGTCCGAAGCCGGGCTGGGCCGCCGTCACTCGTGAATAGGGAGGCTTTTGGCTGGAATTGACATCCAGCCGTCGGGAGATCACCCAGTCGGGCGCTCTACAGGTTCTCGACCTGGCGTCGCAGATATGCGGCCAGGTGCTGCTCGGCGGCGCTGCGGTGGCGGTAGAGCTGACGCACGCTCACCCCGCGCTCGGCCGCGAGTCGGCTCATGGGTTCCCCGTCGAGGCGGGTACGGGCGATCAGGCGCGCCTCCGCCACGTCGACAACCCGTGCCTGTACGGCTCGGTCCAGCACCGTCAGCTCGTGCACCGGCTCACCGTGATCTGCCCGGGAAGTGGAGCACAGGTGGTCGAGCGGAACGGTATTCGCGCCGGTTTCGCGGGTGGCGTGGCGGCGTGCTGCGTACACGAGTCGGTGCACGGCGCGGTCGGCGGCGCTGAACAGTTCCCGGTCCAGACGCTCCATGCCGGGGTCGACCGTGTGCAGGGCCGTGGCGACGGCGGCCAGTGCCTCCTGTTCGACCTCGGCACGCTCCAGGTGGACGGGGCGGGCGAGGCGGGCGAGCATCCGGCGCAGCACCGGCACGGTCATGGCCACGGCGACCACATCCCACGGTTCGCCGAGGTCGCGGGCGCGCCGGACCACCTCGCGCCAGGTCTGCTCGCGCAGGTCGGCGCGGGTGGAGGGGTGGGCGAGGTGAGTGCGGATCCGGTCGACCGGCCAGGCCGCGCGGTCGGGTTCGTCGCAGACCAGGTGTGCGGGGAAGGTGAGGGGCTCGGCGGCGTGGGCGAGGACGAGGAATGTCTGTTCCAGCTCTCCGAGCGGGGAACGAAGAGTGCTCTGCGGGCGGGCGGCGGTGGGGGGATGGGGGTGGCGGTGGTGCATGGTGCATCTCCCGTGACGGTGTGGACGACTTCCGCCGCCACCCCTCCCAGGCCCCCGTGTCACCGCCGGCCCACCCACACGCCAGTGCCGCGTCACCACCGGTCGAATGGACCGGCATGTGCGACGGCCCGGATCCGCCACTCCTGCGATGGACTGGAACGACGCCTCAGCCAGAGCAGCGCAATTCGAACACAGAATTTTTCGCCCTCGATCCCATCGCCGTCATGGGGCTCACCTTCGGTGGTTCGGTAGTGGCTCGCAGCTGGCACGCGACTGGCTCGCCCGCAAGGTGACCTGCGTCAACGCCACACCCGGCGAGGAAAGGCCGCGGCGCCCGCCTCGCACGCGGAGCGACTGCCAAGGAGATCGAACACCTATGAGGCGATGGCGAAGATCGACCAGCGAGTCTCTATTACCCACGTCAGCACGAGCACGGCCGGACCCTCACCCCGGGCGCCGCTCAGCCCATGCCGAACCCCACCTCTCGCCGCCGTCGTACCGCCCACCTGCTGCCGTCGACGGTGTGGCTCCCCGCCCCGGACGAGCCCAACGCTGCTCCCATCCCGGGCGCGGTACTGCCCGCCTGGGCCCTCGACCAGATCCGCACCGACTTCGTCGGTCGCCCCGCCGACCGGCCCGCCCCGCTCCTCAAGATCGCGATCCGGGACATGTCACCGGGCATGGACGCCCGCATCCCCACCACCCCCTTCACGACCCCGGCCGACGACCAGGACGGAGCGAAGAAACTCTCCCTCCTGCTCGCCGAACTCCACCCCGACACCCTCCCCCCTTCGACCGACGATCTGCGGTCCGGCCAAAGCGGGATGCCCGGCGCACTGGAGGACGGTTGGCCCGGCTTCTTCCACCGCGCCCACCGACTCCTTCCCGACTACGGACTTCTGCTGCTGGCCACCCGCCAGCGCCGGGAGGCCGGACACCTCATCGACCCGCTGGGGACACTGATCGCTTCCGCTCGCACCGCCGGCTTCCGCTACCTCCAGCACATCGTCGTCGCCTACGCCCGCCCGGTCGGCGACCACCTCGAACCCGTCCTTCCTGCGGACATCTCCCGCGGAGTCGCGCACTGCGACCTGATCGCCCTGTCCGCGATCCGCCACGCCTAGACACGGGAAAGAGGAGATACCACCGTGTCCTTCCCCCTCTCGGTGTGGAACACCGCTCCCACCTCCGCCCCGGCTCAGCGCAAGGGCCGCTATGTGCCCGGCTCAGCTGCTCACCCCGCCAAGATGCTCCCGCGGATCGCCGCCCACGCCATCTCCACGTACACCCGCCCCGGCGACCTCGTCCTCGACCCGATGTGCGGCATCGGCACCACCCTCGTGGAGGCCATCCACCTCCACCGCAGCGCCCTCGGCATCGAGTACGAACCCAAGTGGGCCGACCTCGCACGCCGCAACGCCGCCTCCGCCACCCGAGAGGACGGCACCAGCGCCGGCGCCGTGCACTGCGGCGACGCCCGAAAACTCACCCAGCTCATTCCCGCCGCCCTCCACGGCCAGGTGGACCTCGTTCTCACGTCGCCGCCGTACGGAAGCTCCGTGCACGGGCAGGTCCGCTCCACCCGCGAGACCGGCGAACGCGGCGTGGTCAAGAAGGACTACCGCTACAGCCACGACCCCTCCAACCTCGCCCACGTCTCCACCGACCGGCTCCTGGACGCCTTCACCGAGATCCTCGCCCAGTGCCGCTTGATGCTCAGGCCCGGCGGCACTGTCGTGATCACCACCCGTCCGTGGCGCGAACGCGGCGAACTCATCGACTTGCCGTCGGCAGCCCTGGCCGCCGGGAAGGCCGCCGGCCTGACTCCCACCGAACGCTGCGTGGCCCTCCTCGCGGGCATCCGCGACGGCCGTCTGATCACCCGACCGTCGTTCTTTCAGATGAAGAACGTGCGCGATGCCCGCCGCCAGGGCATTCCGCTCGCGGTGATCCAGCATGAGGACATCCTCATCTTCACCAAGGCGGTCAGCCCGACCAGAGCGGGCGACGGTGCGCTGACGTTGAGCAGGCCACGGTGCGCTAGCCGAACGACCCGGACACACGCCACCGAAGGCGTTTGCCGACCCCGTACCCACAGAACGCAAGCAGATTGTGGCCGCCGCTGACCCATCTGACGGACAGACCACGACATGCAGAACTGGTTGAGCCACTCTTGCTGCACAGCAACCGATGGTTCGTCAGGCCCCAACACCTTCCGGGTCAGCTTGACCACCACACCTGCCGGATGGCCGGACCTGTACGGCCGCCAAGTGTGGCTTCACTGAAGGCTGATGACGGAAGCTGCCGTGCCGATTCCTCACTCAGACTGGAACCGGCACGGCAGGCCTCGGCTCGCTGCCGGACTATGCAGTCGGCTCCTGGGCCGCCGCGCGATAGGTGCGGGGTCTGTACGGTCTTCGGTGTAACTCCCGATCATGGAAGTAGCACCTGATGAGCGACGTGACTGTCTCTGTTGAGGCGGTTGAAGAGGTCCGGCCGGCCGAGTCGCCGGCGGACCTGCTGGATGACCAGTTGATCGGGCAGCTGGTCGACCGGGCCCGCGCGAGCGGCCTGCAGCTGACCGGCGACGGCGGGCTGCTGCAGCAATTGACCAAGCGCGTGCTGGAGTCCGCCCTGGAAGGCGAGATCACCGACCACCTCGGCTACGAGAAGCACGACCCGGCCGGTGCCGGCAGCGGCAACAGCCGCAACGGGGCCCGGTCCAAGACCGTTCTGACCGACGTGGGGCCGGTGGAGATCACGGTGCCGCGTGACCGCGACGGCAGCTTCGAGCCGCAGATCGTCAAGAAGCGGCAGAGGCGGCTGACCGGCGTCGACGAGATGGTCCTGTCGCTGTCCGCGCGTGGTCTGACGCACGGTGACATCTCCGCCCACCTGGCCGAGGTCTATGGCGCGAGCGTGTCCAAGCAGACCATCTCGACCATCACCGACAAGGTCATGGACGGGATGGCCGAATGGCAGAACCGGCCGCTGGACCCGGTCTATCCAGTGATCTTCATCGACTGCGTGCACGTCAAGGTGCGAGATGGGCAGGTGGCGAACCGGCCCATCTACGTCGCACTCGCCGTCACGGTGGACGGCACGCGCGACATTCTCGGCCTGTGGGCCGGCGACGGCGGCGAAGGCGCCAAATACTGGCTCCAGGTCCTGACCGAGATCAAGAACCGCGGTGTCGAGGATGTGTGCATGGTCGTCTGTGACGGGCTCAAGGGCCTGCCCGACTCGATCTCGGCGGTCTGGCCCCAGGCGGTGACCCAGACCTGTGTCGTCCACCTGATCCGGGCGTCGTTCCGCTACGCGGGCCGCCAGGACTGGGACAAGATCTCCCGCGCGCTCAAGCCGGTCTACACGGCTCCCACTGCGAGCGCGGCGGAGGACCGGTTCCTGGAGTTCCAGGAGGAGTGGGGCGCCAAGTACCCGGCGATCGTGCGCCTTTGGGAGAACGCCTGGGCAGAGTTCGTGCCCTTCCTGCAGTTCGACACCGAGATCCGCCGTGTCGTCTGCACCACCAACGCTATCGAGTCGGTCAACGCTCGCATACGAAAAGCCGTCCGGGCCCGCGGGCACTTCCCGAACGAGGCCGCAGCCCTCAAATGCGTCTACATGGCCATCATGAGCCTCGACCCCACCGGCCAGGGACGCAAACGCTGGACCATGCGTTGGAAGCCCGCCCTGCAGGCATTCGACATCGCCTTCGACGGCCGACTCTCCGTCGGCCGCCGATAACTCACATCACCCGAGTTACACCGTTGGCTGGACAGACCCTAGGTGCGCGGGCGATCGGCGACCTGCTCGATGAGGCCCTGCATGGACAGGGTGACGAGCGC
This region includes:
- a CDS encoding TRM11 family SAM-dependent methyltransferase; this translates as MSFPLSVWNTAPTSAPAQRKGRYVPGSAAHPAKMLPRIAAHAISTYTRPGDLVLDPMCGIGTTLVEAIHLHRSALGIEYEPKWADLARRNAASATREDGTSAGAVHCGDARKLTQLIPAALHGQVDLVLTSPPYGSSVHGQVRSTRETGERGVVKKDYRYSHDPSNLAHVSTDRLLDAFTEILAQCRLMLRPGGTVVITTRPWRERGELIDLPSAALAAGKAAGLTPTERCVALLAGIRDGRLITRPSFFQMKNVRDARRQGIPLAVIQHEDILIFTKAVSPTRAGDGALTLSRPRCASRTTRTHATEGVCRPRTHRTQADCGRR
- a CDS encoding pilin — protein: MLARFRRPYRPVVRSLGRWFFRLGFLAACTASVLLADPPYVWAVADIPTVITNLRNWIIGTLAGLATLFLTFGGLRYLMAGGDPGEVEAAKRGLKAAAIGYGLAILAPVIVTVLQGIVGAGGGKR
- a CDS encoding IS256 family transposase, coding for MTVSVEAVEEVRPAESPADLLDDQLIGQLVDRARASGLQLTGDGGLLQQLTKRVLESALEGEITDHLGYEKHDPAGAGSGNSRNGARSKTVLTDVGPVEITVPRDRDGSFEPQIVKKRQRRLTGVDEMVLSLSARGLTHGDISAHLAEVYGASVSKQTISTITDKVMDGMAEWQNRPLDPVYPVIFIDCVHVKVRDGQVANRPIYVALAVTVDGTRDILGLWAGDGGEGAKYWLQVLTEIKNRGVEDVCMVVCDGLKGLPDSISAVWPQAVTQTCVVHLIRASFRYAGRQDWDKISRALKPVYTAPTASAAEDRFLEFQEEWGAKYPAIVRLWENAWAEFVPFLQFDTEIRRVVCTTNAIESVNARIRKAVRARGHFPNEAAALKCVYMAIMSLDPTGQGRKRWTMRWKPALQAFDIAFDGRLSVGRR